In Rhododendron vialii isolate Sample 1 chromosome 9a, ASM3025357v1, the following are encoded in one genomic region:
- the LOC131300119 gene encoding putative receptor-like protein kinase At3g47110 isoform X2 encodes MLKLMRLILSSLLIHKIKLLSLVFLLTTTTKVASSFSNKTDHLALLSFKELIAEDLLGSLSSWNNSLDLCEWNGVTCSRKHHRVVVLDLRGKSLRGTISPFLGNLSFLRSIYLQENRFHGKIPLELGHLFRLQHLNFSSNSLEGEIPTNLSNYLTVIDFQSNNLVGKIPASFGSLSKLTILELGTNNLIGEIPPSLGNLSILQTLYLGWNNLRGTVPNSIGRLSNLQIFRVGVNKLTGIVPPPLYNISSLRTLIIAYNQLTGSLPQDIGLTLPNLRRISIGANKMRGLFPVSFSNASRLTALDLSISYLSGPVPHDLGRKMKDLDWLNFGDNNLGSGDASDLRFIDSLTNCTKLRHLDFYENGFRGILPTSIANFSGQLNMLDAGENQLVGTIPSGISNLVGLFDLNLDQNLFSGVIPFEIGKLGNMQQLDFSRNKLSGPIPSSIGNLTKIFQLKLQENSLNGTIPSTIENILDLQILNLSYNLLVGPIPKTVSLLSTLSSIYLAHNFFTGPLPLEIGNLNNLQELDASSNKLSGHIPSTLGNCLRLESLLLEFNMFQGNIPPSFSSLKGIETLDLSHNNLSGQIPKDLAALMFLKNLNLSFNNLVGEVPSHGVFKNLSIISLVGNTGLCGGIAELQLPACLSQEFTKKGNRLRIEIIIPTACLILCISLVALWVVFLRKRKQRNKSLIQSSIGDDFMRVSYNQLSNATNGFSSTNLIGAGSFGTVYKGLLHEGEKPIAVKVLNLDKGGASRSFIAECEALKKTRHRNLLKIITACSSVNPAGQDFKAIVFEYMPNGSLENWLHPGEDALWQSMNFDLQQRLDIAIDVMCALDYLHHSCETPIVHCDVKPNNVLIAEDMTAHLGDFGLARFLTIESSYIGEETNSVAIKGSIGYVAPEYGVGGKISTQGDVYSYGILLLEMLTGRRPTDEMFNDGLSLREYCKSALPERVMGIADSRMLFEEPREAKNEVVQNEKIRQAKVRECLISLMRIGVACSAESPGERMNVRDAVKGLTTIKEVFLGVGIHGKR; translated from the exons ATGCTTAAGTTGATGAGGTTGATATTGTCATCTCTGTTAATTCACAAGATCAAGCTACTCAGCTTGGTGTTCCTTCTCACCACTACTACAAAAGTAGCCTCCAGTTTTAGCAACAAAACGGATCACCTAGCATTGCTTTCCTTCAAGGAACTTATAGCCGAGGATCTGCTTGGATCGTTAAGTTCGTGGAACAATTCTCTCGATCTCTGCGAATGGAACGGAGTAACGTGCAGTCGCAAGCATCATAGAGTAGTGGTTCTGGACTTGAGAGGAAAAAGCCTGAGGGGGACCATATCACCTTTCCTGGGAAACCTCTCTTTCCTGAGATCCATTTACCTCCAGGAGAATAGATTCCATGGAAAAATCCCCCTGGAGCTCGGCCATTTGTTCCGGCTGCAACATCTGAATTTCAGTAGCAATTCTCTCGAAGGGGAAATTCCAACCAATTTGTCAAACTACCTCACTGTCATTGATTTCCAGTCTAACAACCTAGTTGGAAAAATTCCAGCATCATTTGGTTCTCTCTCCAAGCTCACGATTCTTGAGCTTGGCACAAACAATCTCATCGGAGAGATTCCACCATCTTTGGGTAACCTCTCTATCCTCCAAACACTCTATCTGGGATGGAACAATCTCAGAGGAACTGTTCCGAATTCCATTGGTCGACTTTCCAACCTTCAAATTTTTCGGGTTGGCGTGAACAAATTGACAGGTATTGTCCCTCCTCCACTTTACAATATCTCCAGTCTCAGAACTCTAATCATTGCGTATAATCAACTTACCGGTAGTTTGCCCCAAGATATTGGCCTCACACTCCCCAACCTGCGTAGAATATCCATCGGGGCAAACAAAATGCGGGGACTCTTTCCAGTTTCTTTTTCTAACGCATCCAGATTGACAGCTCTTGATCTATCAATAAGCTACCTTTCCGGACCAGTTCCCCATGACCTAGGGAGAAAGATGAAAGATCTTGATTGGCTAAATTTTGGTGATAATAATTTAGGCAGTGGGGATGCTAGTGACTTAAGGTTCATCGATTCGTTAACTAACTGCACCAAGCTGCGTCATTTGGATTTCTATGAAAATGGTTTTCGTGGCATTTTACCCACTTCCATAGCCAATTTCTCAGGCCAACTAAATATGCTAGATGCTGGAGAAAACCAGCTGGTTGGAACCATCCCTAGCGGAATTTCAAACCTTGTAGGGTTATTTGACCTTAATTTAGACCAAAACCTCTTTTCAGGTGTCATTCCCTTCGAAATTGGGAAGCTTGGAAACATGCAACAACTAGATTTCAGTAGAAATAAACTGTCTGGTCCCATTCCATCAAGCATTGGGAATCTCACAAAAATATTTCAGTTGAAACTACAAGAAAACAGCTTAAATGGAACCATACCTTCAACTATTGAAAACATCCTAGACTTGCAAATCTTGAATCTTTCATATAATCTCTTAGTAGGTCCGATACCCAAAACCGTAAGCCTTCTCTCCACTTTATCTTCCATCTACTTGGCTCATAACTTTTTTACCGGTCCGCTGCCACTCGAGATTGGCAACTTGAACAATCTACAGGAACTAGATGCATCAAGCAACAAGTTGTCTGGACATATCCCTAGCACTTTGGGAAATTGCTTGAGATTGGAAAGCCTTCTTCTGGAGTTTAACATGTTCCAGGGTAATATTCCTCCCTCTTTTAGCTCCTTGAAAGGAATTGAAACGCTGGATCTTTCGCACAACAACTTGTCCGGCCAAATTCCAAAAGATCTAGCAGCCCTCATGTTTTTGAAGAATCTGAACTTGTCCTTTAACAACCTGGTTGGTGAGGTGCCCTCACATGGTGTCTTCAAAAACTTGAGTATAATTTCACTTGTTGGAAACACAGGCCTTTGTGGAGGCATTGCAGAATTGCAGCTGCCTGCTTGCCTGAGTCAAGAGTTCACAAAGAAGGGAAATCGCCTTCGCATTGAAATTATTATCCCAACTGCTTGCTTGATCCTGTGCATTTCATTGGTAGCACTTTGGGTTGTGTTTCTTCGGAAACGAAAGCAGAGAAACAAATCTCTTATTCAATCATCCATTGGAGATGATTTTATGAGGGTTTCATACAATCAGCTCAGTAATGCTACAAATGGGTTCTCTTCAACAAACCTAATTGGAGCTGGAAGTTTTGGCACTGTGTACAAAGGACTTCTCCATGAAGGCGAAAAACCTATTGCAGTCAAGGTGCTCAATCTTGACAAGGGAGGAGCTTCCAGGAGCTTCATTGCTGAATGTGAAGCCCTGAAAAAAACAAGGCACAGAAATCTTCTAAAGATTATAACCGCGTGTTCAAGCGTCAATCCTGCAGGTCAAGATTTTAAAGCAATAGTTTTTGAATACATGCCCAATGGAAGTTTGGAGAATTGGTTGCATCCAGGAGAAGATGCACTGTGGCAATCAATGAACTTTGACCTTCAACAAAGGTTAGACATAGCGATTGATGTTATGTGTGCGTTGGACTACCTTCACCACAGTTGTGAAACGCCAATTGTTCATTGTGATGTGAAGCCCAACAATGTCCTCATTGCTGAAGACATGACTGCCCACTTGGGAGATTTTGGGCTGGCTAGGTTCCTTACCATAGAGAGCAGTTATATTGGTGAAGAGACCAATTCAGTTGCAATCAAGGGTTCCATAGGGTATGTTGCTCCAG AATATGGAGTTGGAGGGAAGATATCTACACAAGGAGATGTTTACAGCTATGGGATCCTTTTATTGGAAATGCTGACAGGAAGGAGACCAACAGATGAAATGTTTAATGATGGACTAAGCCTTCGCGAATACTGTAAGTCAGCACTGCCTGAGCGAGTGATGGGGATTGCAGATTCGCGCATGCTATTTGAAGAACCTAGGGAAGCAAAAAACGAAGTTGttcaaaatgagaaaatcaGACAAGCCAAAGTAAGAGAGTGCTTAATTTCGTTAATGAGGATTGGGGTTGCATGCTCTGCAGAATCACCTGGTGAAAGAATGAATGTCAGGGATGCCGTCAAAGGATTAACAACAATAAAGGAAGTATTTCTTGGAGTAGGTATCCATGGCAAGAGGTAA
- the LOC131300194 gene encoding pleckstrin homology domain-containing protein 1, with protein MASLWRAAMGGATPDCGGVEFWSAPERSGWLTKQGEYIKTWRRRWFVLKQGKLFWFKESIVTRGSTPRGVIPVATCLTVKGAEDVLNKQFAFELSTRSETMYFIADSEKEKEDWINSIGRSIVQHSRSVTANEIVDYDSKQ; from the coding sequence ATGGCGAGCCTCTGGAGAGCCGCGATGGGCGGCGCCACCCCCGACTGCGGCGGTGTCGAGTTCTGGTCCGCCCCCGAGCGGTCCGGCTGGCTGACCAAGCAAGGCGAGTACATCAAGACGTGGCGCCGCCGCTGGTTCGTCCTCAAACAGGGAAAACTCTTCTGGTTCAAGGAATCCATCGTCACCCGCGGCTCCACGCCGCGCGGCGTCATCCCCGTGGCCACCTGCCTCACCGTCAAGGGCGCCGAGGACGTGCTCAACAAGCAGTTCGCGTTCGAGCTCTCCACTCGGTCCGAGACCATGTACTTCATCGCGGACtcggagaaggagaaggaggacTGGATCAACTCGATCGGACGGTCGATCGTGCAGCACTCGAGGTCGGTCACCGCTAACGAGATCGTCGATTACGATAGCAAGCAGTAG
- the LOC131300119 gene encoding putative receptor-like protein kinase At3g47110 isoform X1, producing the protein MLVLTFCTIYCSTGMPLRRNILLVLHSNLPLFKMLKLMRLILSSLLIHKIKLLSLVFLLTTTTKVASSFSNKTDHLALLSFKELIAEDLLGSLSSWNNSLDLCEWNGVTCSRKHHRVVVLDLRGKSLRGTISPFLGNLSFLRSIYLQENRFHGKIPLELGHLFRLQHLNFSSNSLEGEIPTNLSNYLTVIDFQSNNLVGKIPASFGSLSKLTILELGTNNLIGEIPPSLGNLSILQTLYLGWNNLRGTVPNSIGRLSNLQIFRVGVNKLTGIVPPPLYNISSLRTLIIAYNQLTGSLPQDIGLTLPNLRRISIGANKMRGLFPVSFSNASRLTALDLSISYLSGPVPHDLGRKMKDLDWLNFGDNNLGSGDASDLRFIDSLTNCTKLRHLDFYENGFRGILPTSIANFSGQLNMLDAGENQLVGTIPSGISNLVGLFDLNLDQNLFSGVIPFEIGKLGNMQQLDFSRNKLSGPIPSSIGNLTKIFQLKLQENSLNGTIPSTIENILDLQILNLSYNLLVGPIPKTVSLLSTLSSIYLAHNFFTGPLPLEIGNLNNLQELDASSNKLSGHIPSTLGNCLRLESLLLEFNMFQGNIPPSFSSLKGIETLDLSHNNLSGQIPKDLAALMFLKNLNLSFNNLVGEVPSHGVFKNLSIISLVGNTGLCGGIAELQLPACLSQEFTKKGNRLRIEIIIPTACLILCISLVALWVVFLRKRKQRNKSLIQSSIGDDFMRVSYNQLSNATNGFSSTNLIGAGSFGTVYKGLLHEGEKPIAVKVLNLDKGGASRSFIAECEALKKTRHRNLLKIITACSSVNPAGQDFKAIVFEYMPNGSLENWLHPGEDALWQSMNFDLQQRLDIAIDVMCALDYLHHSCETPIVHCDVKPNNVLIAEDMTAHLGDFGLARFLTIESSYIGEETNSVAIKGSIGYVAPEYGVGGKISTQGDVYSYGILLLEMLTGRRPTDEMFNDGLSLREYCKSALPERVMGIADSRMLFEEPREAKNEVVQNEKIRQAKVRECLISLMRIGVACSAESPGERMNVRDAVKGLTTIKEVFLGVGIHGKR; encoded by the exons ATGCTAGTTCTAACTTTTTGCACTATATATTGCAGTACTGGCATGCCATTAAGGAGAAacattcttcttgttcttcattcAAATCTCCCATTAtttaa AATGCTTAAGTTGATGAGGTTGATATTGTCATCTCTGTTAATTCACAAGATCAAGCTACTCAGCTTGGTGTTCCTTCTCACCACTACTACAAAAGTAGCCTCCAGTTTTAGCAACAAAACGGATCACCTAGCATTGCTTTCCTTCAAGGAACTTATAGCCGAGGATCTGCTTGGATCGTTAAGTTCGTGGAACAATTCTCTCGATCTCTGCGAATGGAACGGAGTAACGTGCAGTCGCAAGCATCATAGAGTAGTGGTTCTGGACTTGAGAGGAAAAAGCCTGAGGGGGACCATATCACCTTTCCTGGGAAACCTCTCTTTCCTGAGATCCATTTACCTCCAGGAGAATAGATTCCATGGAAAAATCCCCCTGGAGCTCGGCCATTTGTTCCGGCTGCAACATCTGAATTTCAGTAGCAATTCTCTCGAAGGGGAAATTCCAACCAATTTGTCAAACTACCTCACTGTCATTGATTTCCAGTCTAACAACCTAGTTGGAAAAATTCCAGCATCATTTGGTTCTCTCTCCAAGCTCACGATTCTTGAGCTTGGCACAAACAATCTCATCGGAGAGATTCCACCATCTTTGGGTAACCTCTCTATCCTCCAAACACTCTATCTGGGATGGAACAATCTCAGAGGAACTGTTCCGAATTCCATTGGTCGACTTTCCAACCTTCAAATTTTTCGGGTTGGCGTGAACAAATTGACAGGTATTGTCCCTCCTCCACTTTACAATATCTCCAGTCTCAGAACTCTAATCATTGCGTATAATCAACTTACCGGTAGTTTGCCCCAAGATATTGGCCTCACACTCCCCAACCTGCGTAGAATATCCATCGGGGCAAACAAAATGCGGGGACTCTTTCCAGTTTCTTTTTCTAACGCATCCAGATTGACAGCTCTTGATCTATCAATAAGCTACCTTTCCGGACCAGTTCCCCATGACCTAGGGAGAAAGATGAAAGATCTTGATTGGCTAAATTTTGGTGATAATAATTTAGGCAGTGGGGATGCTAGTGACTTAAGGTTCATCGATTCGTTAACTAACTGCACCAAGCTGCGTCATTTGGATTTCTATGAAAATGGTTTTCGTGGCATTTTACCCACTTCCATAGCCAATTTCTCAGGCCAACTAAATATGCTAGATGCTGGAGAAAACCAGCTGGTTGGAACCATCCCTAGCGGAATTTCAAACCTTGTAGGGTTATTTGACCTTAATTTAGACCAAAACCTCTTTTCAGGTGTCATTCCCTTCGAAATTGGGAAGCTTGGAAACATGCAACAACTAGATTTCAGTAGAAATAAACTGTCTGGTCCCATTCCATCAAGCATTGGGAATCTCACAAAAATATTTCAGTTGAAACTACAAGAAAACAGCTTAAATGGAACCATACCTTCAACTATTGAAAACATCCTAGACTTGCAAATCTTGAATCTTTCATATAATCTCTTAGTAGGTCCGATACCCAAAACCGTAAGCCTTCTCTCCACTTTATCTTCCATCTACTTGGCTCATAACTTTTTTACCGGTCCGCTGCCACTCGAGATTGGCAACTTGAACAATCTACAGGAACTAGATGCATCAAGCAACAAGTTGTCTGGACATATCCCTAGCACTTTGGGAAATTGCTTGAGATTGGAAAGCCTTCTTCTGGAGTTTAACATGTTCCAGGGTAATATTCCTCCCTCTTTTAGCTCCTTGAAAGGAATTGAAACGCTGGATCTTTCGCACAACAACTTGTCCGGCCAAATTCCAAAAGATCTAGCAGCCCTCATGTTTTTGAAGAATCTGAACTTGTCCTTTAACAACCTGGTTGGTGAGGTGCCCTCACATGGTGTCTTCAAAAACTTGAGTATAATTTCACTTGTTGGAAACACAGGCCTTTGTGGAGGCATTGCAGAATTGCAGCTGCCTGCTTGCCTGAGTCAAGAGTTCACAAAGAAGGGAAATCGCCTTCGCATTGAAATTATTATCCCAACTGCTTGCTTGATCCTGTGCATTTCATTGGTAGCACTTTGGGTTGTGTTTCTTCGGAAACGAAAGCAGAGAAACAAATCTCTTATTCAATCATCCATTGGAGATGATTTTATGAGGGTTTCATACAATCAGCTCAGTAATGCTACAAATGGGTTCTCTTCAACAAACCTAATTGGAGCTGGAAGTTTTGGCACTGTGTACAAAGGACTTCTCCATGAAGGCGAAAAACCTATTGCAGTCAAGGTGCTCAATCTTGACAAGGGAGGAGCTTCCAGGAGCTTCATTGCTGAATGTGAAGCCCTGAAAAAAACAAGGCACAGAAATCTTCTAAAGATTATAACCGCGTGTTCAAGCGTCAATCCTGCAGGTCAAGATTTTAAAGCAATAGTTTTTGAATACATGCCCAATGGAAGTTTGGAGAATTGGTTGCATCCAGGAGAAGATGCACTGTGGCAATCAATGAACTTTGACCTTCAACAAAGGTTAGACATAGCGATTGATGTTATGTGTGCGTTGGACTACCTTCACCACAGTTGTGAAACGCCAATTGTTCATTGTGATGTGAAGCCCAACAATGTCCTCATTGCTGAAGACATGACTGCCCACTTGGGAGATTTTGGGCTGGCTAGGTTCCTTACCATAGAGAGCAGTTATATTGGTGAAGAGACCAATTCAGTTGCAATCAAGGGTTCCATAGGGTATGTTGCTCCAG AATATGGAGTTGGAGGGAAGATATCTACACAAGGAGATGTTTACAGCTATGGGATCCTTTTATTGGAAATGCTGACAGGAAGGAGACCAACAGATGAAATGTTTAATGATGGACTAAGCCTTCGCGAATACTGTAAGTCAGCACTGCCTGAGCGAGTGATGGGGATTGCAGATTCGCGCATGCTATTTGAAGAACCTAGGGAAGCAAAAAACGAAGTTGttcaaaatgagaaaatcaGACAAGCCAAAGTAAGAGAGTGCTTAATTTCGTTAATGAGGATTGGGGTTGCATGCTCTGCAGAATCACCTGGTGAAAGAATGAATGTCAGGGATGCCGTCAAAGGATTAACAACAATAAAGGAAGTATTTCTTGGAGTAGGTATCCATGGCAAGAGGTAA